One segment of Alistipes finegoldii DSM 17242 DNA contains the following:
- a CDS encoding translocation/assembly module TamB domain-containing protein, whose translation MRKGIKILGKVLSAAVLLLIILPLALSLLLDIPAVQNYVVQKAVRMASKKLETTVSIDRVDIGLFSRVKIKGFYVEDYQRDTLLYVGRLDAFVTGLGIFGGGLALSRGEIADAKLYLRETPGGEMNIKQIVNRISNPDKPKKGNFRLSLRKASIENMDLCLERLDRRDPEFGIDFSHMHLYGITAYVNDFTIDGQSIYTTIETLSARERSGFALDRFAGRFYLTNGCMGFEDVSVVTGRSNVQIPYISLAGDSWAEYKDFIGEVRIDGALRNTTVSTDDIAYFAPKLRGWHTDFSNVNVEVAGVVADFTAKVKSMQIGEGTWLIADASVRGLPDIRQTRFDLNVPRLKSSAEAVDELAAGIGGRELSDKLVGILGNTGQIDVNARFKGLLSSFDMQLGASTGVGEVTCNLRMTPLKAGRSSVRGDVETHNLRLGELLGRRDLLGNATLSAYIDGVVGKGYTDANVVGNVTQLGFNDYIYDSLRLDGRLRNRQFDGRITARDPNLDFDFSGLVDFNDSIPRYDFTMDLRHADLARLHINRRDSVSQLAARIEANAGGRSLDDLNGRIHVTDAVYRYNDKRITSKTMTVTGENSARSKLVELRSDFADATFRSKTSYREVFEYLRRSAWKYLPLLRRGEGDPTPRGRKTAVANDYSLLSVNIRHIDPITDAITAGLQIADGSSMQLLFNPASDQLSLKATSEYVERKRMLATRLSINASNRGDSLTVYASAEDLYAGVLHLPQLSLTGGAKQGRMQVSAGFNDTLRKVSGLLGVQAHVVDEHGPNGRVVDLRILPSHVTRGSKTWQIYARKIQLDTAQVVIDRFFVMNREQELLLDGVASRSREDSVTLRLRNFDLAPFMQVAEGLGYVVEGRTNGSATMKSVLHAGEISADILLDSLEVNDIPAPPLRLSSRWDFSRNRAGVTVTDRNKRDTLIRGFYAPSQVRYYARLDIDSLDMGLLDPMLSGVISQTEGLASAELVLQGQRRDADLTGRIHVTGLSTKVDFTQVAYSMPEAVLDVRGNRFRASNVPVFDPEGNRGRFDIDLSLQHLSNIAYDVRVAPQQMLVLNTTAQDNDFFYGKVYASGTASISGDKGAVNMDIAASTDDHSSFFMPLSNKSNISYADFVTFKEKPKVDTVDNLARRKMMFERRRQQKTVAGSQMNIALALNVRPGVEVELSVSGNTLKGRGDGTLNLQINPRSNVFEMYGDYTITEGSFLFSLQNIINKKFIIENGSTIQWTGAPMDAMLNIDAIYKLKASLQPLLQGTAENVTADRSVPVECIIHLGDRLSNPAITFDVNVPGTDPETQAVVANALTTPETVDTQFAYLLLFNSFMSENNAASSNIGASVSAATGLEFLSNMVSNLLSNDDYNIVIRYRPKSELTSDEVDFGLSKSLINNRLFVEVEGNYLIDNKQAINSSMSNFMGEAYITYLIDRAGTLKAKAFTQTIDRFDENQGLQETGVGIYFKEDFDNFRDLRRRIRERFTNKKRKARREARREAARREKELRRAAADTLQAFRYVKHEKDAPAP comes from the coding sequence ATGCGCAAAGGTATAAAAATATTGGGAAAGGTGTTATCGGCCGCGGTATTGTTGCTGATAATTCTGCCTCTGGCGCTCTCGTTGCTGCTCGACATTCCGGCCGTGCAGAACTACGTGGTGCAGAAAGCCGTGCGCATGGCGTCGAAGAAGCTCGAAACCACCGTCAGCATCGACCGCGTGGACATCGGGCTTTTCAGCAGGGTCAAGATCAAGGGTTTCTATGTCGAGGATTACCAGCGCGACACGCTGCTCTACGTGGGCCGTCTCGACGCCTTTGTCACCGGACTGGGCATCTTCGGCGGGGGACTTGCACTGAGCCGCGGCGAGATCGCCGACGCCAAGCTCTACCTGCGCGAGACGCCCGGCGGGGAGATGAACATCAAGCAGATCGTCAATCGTATCAGCAACCCCGACAAACCCAAGAAAGGCAACTTCCGCCTGTCGCTGCGCAAGGCGTCGATCGAGAATATGGACCTCTGTCTGGAGCGGCTCGACCGCCGCGACCCGGAGTTCGGCATCGACTTCAGCCATATGCACCTCTACGGCATCACGGCATATGTGAACGACTTCACCATCGACGGGCAGTCCATCTACACCACCATCGAAACCCTCTCGGCGCGCGAGCGCAGCGGCTTCGCCCTCGACCGCTTCGCCGGGCGGTTCTACCTGACCAACGGCTGCATGGGTTTCGAGGACGTCTCGGTCGTGACGGGCCGTTCGAACGTCCAGATTCCCTATATCTCGCTGGCGGGCGATTCGTGGGCCGAGTACAAGGACTTCATCGGCGAGGTGCGCATCGACGGCGCGCTGCGCAATACGACCGTCTCGACGGACGACATCGCCTACTTCGCCCCCAAGTTGCGCGGCTGGCATACCGATTTCAGCAACGTCAATGTCGAGGTCGCGGGTGTGGTCGCCGATTTCACGGCCAAGGTCAAAAGCATGCAGATCGGCGAGGGTACGTGGCTCATCGCCGACGCTTCGGTCCGGGGGCTTCCCGACATCCGGCAGACCCGTTTCGACCTGAACGTTCCGCGGCTCAAATCCTCCGCCGAAGCCGTCGACGAACTGGCTGCGGGGATCGGCGGCCGCGAGTTGTCCGACAAGCTGGTCGGCATACTGGGCAACACGGGGCAGATCGACGTCAACGCCCGCTTCAAGGGGCTGCTTTCGTCGTTCGACATGCAGCTCGGCGCCTCGACCGGCGTGGGCGAGGTGACCTGCAACCTGCGGATGACGCCGCTCAAGGCGGGGCGCAGCAGCGTGCGGGGCGACGTGGAGACGCACAACCTGCGTCTGGGCGAGCTGCTCGGCCGCCGCGACCTGCTGGGCAACGCGACCCTCTCGGCCTATATCGACGGAGTGGTCGGCAAAGGCTATACCGACGCCAACGTCGTGGGCAACGTCACGCAGCTGGGCTTCAACGACTATATCTACGACTCGCTGCGGCTCGACGGCCGCCTGCGCAACCGCCAGTTCGACGGCCGCATCACGGCCCGCGATCCCAACCTCGATTTCGATTTTTCGGGGCTGGTGGATTTCAACGACTCGATTCCGCGCTACGACTTCACGATGGACCTGCGCCATGCCGACCTCGCCCGGCTCCATATCAACCGCCGCGACTCCGTCTCGCAGCTCGCGGCGCGTATCGAGGCCAATGCCGGGGGACGCTCGCTGGACGACCTGAACGGCCGTATCCACGTCACCGACGCCGTATACCGCTACAACGACAAGCGGATTACCTCGAAGACCATGACCGTCACGGGCGAGAACTCGGCGCGGAGCAAACTCGTCGAACTGCGCTCGGACTTCGCCGACGCCACGTTCCGCAGCAAGACCAGCTACCGCGAAGTCTTCGAATACCTGCGCCGCAGCGCATGGAAATACCTGCCCCTGCTGCGCCGCGGCGAGGGCGACCCGACGCCCCGCGGCCGCAAGACGGCCGTGGCCAACGACTATTCGCTGCTGTCGGTCAATATCCGTCACATAGACCCCATCACCGACGCCATCACGGCCGGCCTGCAGATCGCCGACGGGTCGTCGATGCAGCTGCTTTTCAATCCGGCCAGCGACCAGCTTTCGCTCAAGGCGACGTCGGAATACGTCGAGCGCAAACGCATGCTGGCCACACGCCTGAGCATCAACGCCTCCAACCGGGGCGACTCGCTCACGGTCTACGCTTCGGCCGAGGATCTCTACGCCGGGGTGCTGCACCTGCCGCAACTGTCGCTCACGGGCGGCGCCAAGCAGGGCCGCATGCAGGTTTCGGCGGGTTTCAACGATACGCTGCGCAAGGTGTCGGGACTGCTGGGCGTGCAGGCGCACGTGGTGGACGAACACGGCCCCAACGGCCGCGTCGTGGACCTGCGCATCCTGCCTTCGCACGTCACCCGCGGTTCGAAGACGTGGCAGATTTACGCCCGCAAGATACAGCTCGACACGGCGCAGGTCGTGATCGACCGGTTTTTCGTGATGAACCGCGAGCAGGAGCTGCTGCTGGACGGCGTCGCCTCGCGCAGCCGCGAGGATTCGGTGACGCTGCGCCTGCGCAACTTCGACCTCGCACCTTTCATGCAGGTCGCCGAGGGCTTGGGGTACGTCGTCGAGGGGCGCACCAACGGTTCCGCGACGATGAAATCCGTGCTCCATGCGGGCGAAATCTCCGCCGACATCCTGCTCGACAGTCTGGAGGTCAACGACATTCCGGCTCCTCCGCTGCGGCTCTCTTCGCGCTGGGATTTCTCGCGCAACCGCGCCGGGGTGACCGTCACCGACCGTAACAAGCGCGATACGCTTATCCGGGGCTTCTACGCCCCTTCGCAGGTGCGCTACTACGCCCGGCTGGACATCGACAGTCTCGACATGGGGCTGCTCGACCCGATGCTTTCGGGCGTGATTTCCCAGACCGAGGGGCTCGCTTCGGCCGAACTGGTGCTGCAGGGCCAGCGCCGGGATGCCGACCTGACGGGACGGATTCACGTCACGGGACTCTCGACGAAAGTCGATTTTACACAGGTGGCCTATTCGATGCCCGAAGCCGTTCTCGACGTGCGGGGCAACCGCTTCCGCGCGTCGAACGTTCCGGTCTTCGACCCCGAAGGCAACCGGGGCCGTTTCGACATCGACCTGAGTCTGCAGCACCTCTCCAATATCGCCTATGACGTGCGTGTCGCACCCCAGCAGATGCTGGTGCTCAACACCACGGCGCAGGACAACGATTTCTTCTACGGCAAGGTCTACGCTTCGGGCACGGCGAGCATTTCGGGCGACAAGGGCGCAGTCAATATGGACATCGCCGCCTCCACCGACGACCATTCGTCGTTCTTCATGCCGCTGTCGAACAAGTCCAATATCTCGTACGCCGATTTCGTGACCTTCAAGGAGAAGCCCAAGGTCGATACGGTGGACAATCTGGCGCGGCGGAAGATGATGTTCGAACGCCGGCGGCAGCAGAAGACGGTGGCCGGCAGCCAGATGAACATTGCGCTGGCGCTCAACGTACGGCCCGGCGTCGAGGTCGAGCTGAGCGTGTCGGGCAATACGCTCAAGGGCCGCGGCGACGGAACGCTCAACCTGCAGATCAATCCCCGCTCGAACGTCTTCGAAATGTACGGCGACTATACCATCACCGAGGGAAGCTTCCTTTTCTCGCTCCAGAACATCATCAACAAGAAGTTCATTATCGAAAACGGCTCGACGATCCAGTGGACCGGTGCGCCGATGGACGCCATGCTCAATATCGACGCCATCTATAAGTTGAAAGCCTCGCTGCAGCCGCTGCTGCAGGGCACGGCCGAAAACGTGACGGCCGACCGCTCGGTGCCCGTCGAGTGCATCATCCACCTCGGCGACCGGCTTTCGAACCCGGCCATCACCTTCGACGTGAACGTGCCCGGCACCGACCCTGAGACGCAGGCCGTGGTCGCCAATGCGCTGACCACCCCTGAGACGGTCGATACGCAGTTCGCCTACCTGCTGCTGTTCAACAGCTTCATGTCCGAGAACAACGCCGCCTCGTCGAACATCGGTGCGTCGGTTTCGGCCGCGACAGGGCTGGAGTTCCTCTCGAACATGGTCAGCAACCTGCTTTCGAACGACGACTACAACATTGTCATCCGCTACCGCCCCAAGTCGGAGCTGACCAGCGACGAAGTGGATTTCGGCCTTTCGAAGAGCCTGATAAACAACCGTCTGTTCGTCGAGGTCGAGGGCAACTACCTGATCGACAACAAACAGGCCATCAACAGCTCGATGTCCAACTTCATGGGCGAAGCCTACATCACCTACCTGATCGACCGGGCGGGAACGCTCAAGGCCAAGGCCTTTACGCAGACCATCGACCGCTTCGACGAGAATCAGGGTCTTCAGGAGACCGGCGTCGGCATCTACTTCAAGGAGGATTTCGACAACTTCCGCGACCTGCGGCGGCGCATCCGGGAGCGTTTCACCAACAAGAAGCGCAAGGCCCGGCGCGAAGCGCGCCGCGAGGCCGCCCGCCGGGAAAAGGAGCTTCGGCGTGCGGCGGCGGATACGCTGCAGGCGTTCCGATACGTTAAACATGAAAAGGATGCGCCCGCGCCGTGA
- the tsaD gene encoding tRNA (adenosine(37)-N6)-threonylcarbamoyltransferase complex transferase subunit TsaD translates to MDITILGIESSCDDTSAAVIRNNVLLSNVIASQAVHIKYGGVIPELASRAHQQNIIPVVDTALKEAGLTPEEIDAIAFTRGPGLLGSLLVGVSFAKGLSIAHNIPMVEVNHLQGHILSHFIDLQDRALPHPGFPFLCLLVSGGHTQIVRVDSPLEMEIIGTTIDDAAGEAFDKCAKVMGLPYPGGPVIDKLAKEGDPKAFRFARPHVDGYDYSFSGLKTSFLYTLRDAVANDPGFIENNKASLCASLQKTIVEILLDKLVRASKDLGIRDIAIAGGVSANSGLRNGIVEEGRRRGWRTFLPEFKFTTDNAAMIAMAGYYRYQHGDFSSLGVSPVARLQEL, encoded by the coding sequence ATGGATATTACTATTCTGGGCATCGAATCCTCGTGCGACGACACATCCGCCGCCGTGATACGCAACAACGTGCTGCTGTCGAACGTCATCGCCTCGCAGGCCGTCCACATCAAATACGGCGGCGTGATCCCCGAACTGGCTTCGCGGGCGCACCAGCAGAACATCATTCCCGTGGTGGACACGGCGCTCAAGGAGGCCGGACTGACGCCCGAAGAGATCGACGCCATCGCCTTCACGCGCGGCCCCGGACTGCTGGGTTCGCTGCTGGTGGGCGTGTCGTTCGCCAAGGGGCTTTCCATCGCGCACAACATCCCGATGGTCGAGGTCAATCACCTTCAGGGACACATACTTTCGCATTTCATCGACCTTCAGGACCGCGCGCTGCCGCACCCCGGATTCCCGTTCCTCTGCCTGCTCGTGAGCGGCGGCCACACGCAGATCGTGCGCGTGGATTCTCCCCTCGAAATGGAGATCATCGGCACGACGATCGACGACGCCGCGGGCGAAGCCTTCGACAAGTGTGCCAAAGTGATGGGACTGCCCTACCCCGGCGGCCCGGTAATCGACAAACTGGCCAAGGAGGGCGATCCGAAGGCGTTCCGGTTCGCACGGCCCCACGTAGACGGATACGACTACTCGTTTTCGGGGCTCAAAACCTCGTTCCTCTACACGCTGCGCGACGCCGTGGCCAACGATCCCGGTTTCATCGAGAACAACAAGGCTTCGCTCTGCGCTTCGCTGCAGAAGACGATCGTCGAAATCCTGCTGGACAAGCTGGTGCGGGCGTCCAAGGACCTCGGCATCCGCGACATCGCCATCGCGGGCGGCGTTTCGGCCAACTCAGGACTGCGCAACGGGATCGTCGAAGAGGGCCGCAGGCGCGGCTGGCGCACGTTCCTGCCCGAATTCAAGTTCACGACGGACAACGCGGCGATGATCGCCATGGCGGGTTACTACCGCTACCAGCACGGCGACTTCTCGTCGCTCGGCGTCTCGCCCGTGGCGCGGCTGCAGGAGCTGTAG
- a CDS encoding Ig-like domain-containing protein → MESQCRVFRNARSDRYPPLQDGVAVVWSSDDEVVATVEDGVVTALAAGEATITASVGESKATCTVTVAYVAPKIGDYYYSDGTWSDGGLVSIEADGLNPVWADTKPAPVAGKTVIGIVCQTDENRIAAGDKEKGYTHGYVVAVKNAHSADSQTVQYSTDNDFASTPKAKIASTWYGNVNGYEETMKTVSDYGPNLATWCPAFDLTVNNFSLPAPETSSGWFLPSTGQLWDMVANLCGHEAALLLKEWQTSSYNVYYGYNSENVSYDVIAKFNETLAMIPADQKEELFVTDGTHYNTCTLWATTCFEPGETACIIHIGGSEKHLVELMCEYIDYDGIARPILAF, encoded by the coding sequence ATTGAATCTCAATGTCGGGTTTTCCGAAACGCTCGTAGCGACCGTTACCCCCCCCTGCAGGACGGCGTAGCGGTAGTTTGGTCTTCTGACGACGAGGTAGTTGCGACGGTCGAGGACGGTGTCGTCACCGCTCTTGCCGCCGGTGAGGCCACTATTACCGCCAGCGTGGGCGAGAGCAAGGCGACCTGCACGGTGACGGTGGCTTACGTTGCGCCGAAGATCGGCGACTATTACTATTCCGACGGTACGTGGAGCGACGGCGGACTGGTAAGCATCGAGGCCGACGGACTGAATCCCGTCTGGGCCGACACCAAACCCGCTCCCGTCGCCGGTAAGACCGTTATCGGCATCGTCTGCCAGACGGACGAAAACCGGATCGCCGCCGGCGACAAGGAGAAGGGCTATACGCACGGGTATGTCGTGGCTGTGAAAAATGCCCATAGCGCCGACAGCCAGACGGTTCAGTATTCTACCGACAATGATTTCGCAAGCACTCCGAAAGCGAAAATTGCAAGCACGTGGTATGGCAATGTCAATGGTTACGAAGAGACGATGAAAACCGTATCCGATTATGGACCGAACCTTGCTACATGGTGCCCTGCTTTCGATTTGACGGTTAATAATTTCTCGCTCCCGGCTCCCGAAACGTCGAGCGGCTGGTTCCTGCCGAGCACCGGGCAGTTATGGGATATGGTGGCCAATCTCTGCGGCCATGAAGCTGCTCTGCTTCTGAAAGAGTGGCAGACTTCGAGTTATAATGTCTATTACGGTTACAACTCCGAAAATGTAAGCTATGACGTGATTGCGAAATTCAACGAGACGCTTGCGATGATTCCCGCCGATCAGAAGGAGGAGCTGTTCGTGACGGACGGCACCCATTACAATACCTGTACGCTGTGGGCTACGACCTGCTTTGAACCCGGCGAGACGGCATGTATCATTCATATCGGCGGTTCCGAGAAACATCTGGTGGAGCTTATGTGCGAGTATATCGATTACGACGGTATCGCCCGTCCGATCCTTGCATTCTAA
- a CDS encoding NAD(P)H-dependent flavin oxidoreductase, which yields MKALKIGNLLATVPIVQGGMGVGISLSGLASAVANQGGVGVISSAGLGAIYNNYSKDYRAASIWGLKEELRKAREATRGIVGVNVMVAMSNFADMVKTAVAEKADIIFSGAGLPLNLPSFLTEGAKTKLAPIVSSARAAKLLCQKWFSEYRYIPDAIVVEGPKAGGHLGYKEEQLADEHFSLEALVPEIVAEVRAFGAEHDCHIPVIAGGGIYTGEDIYRIMQLGADGVQMGTRFVTTEECDADPAFKQTYLDAKPQDIEIIKSPVGMPGRAIHSSFLDRVKEGLKRPKNCPFDCIKTCDVTHSPYCIMLALYNAFKGKLQNGYAFCGANAWRAEKIQSVRDLMAALRDEYDNFSLKEKLFGAR from the coding sequence ATGAAAGCATTGAAAATCGGAAATTTGCTCGCCACCGTCCCCATCGTGCAGGGCGGCATGGGCGTAGGCATATCCCTCTCCGGACTGGCTTCGGCCGTTGCCAATCAGGGCGGCGTCGGCGTCATTTCGTCGGCAGGTCTCGGAGCCATCTACAACAACTATTCGAAAGACTACCGCGCAGCCTCGATCTGGGGGCTTAAGGAGGAGCTTCGCAAGGCCCGCGAAGCCACGCGGGGCATCGTCGGCGTAAACGTTATGGTCGCCATGTCGAACTTCGCCGACATGGTGAAGACCGCCGTCGCCGAGAAGGCCGACATCATCTTTTCGGGCGCCGGCCTGCCGCTCAACCTGCCGTCGTTCCTCACGGAGGGCGCCAAGACCAAGCTGGCCCCGATCGTGTCGTCGGCGCGTGCGGCGAAACTGTTGTGTCAGAAGTGGTTCTCGGAGTACAGGTACATTCCCGACGCCATCGTCGTCGAAGGCCCCAAGGCGGGCGGTCACCTCGGATACAAGGAGGAGCAGCTCGCCGACGAGCATTTTTCGCTCGAAGCCCTCGTTCCCGAAATCGTCGCCGAGGTGCGCGCTTTCGGTGCCGAACACGACTGCCATATTCCCGTCATCGCGGGCGGCGGCATCTACACCGGCGAGGATATCTACCGTATCATGCAGCTGGGCGCCGACGGCGTGCAGATGGGCACGCGCTTCGTGACCACCGAGGAGTGCGACGCCGATCCGGCCTTCAAGCAGACCTATCTCGACGCCAAACCGCAGGACATCGAGATCATCAAAAGTCCCGTCGGCATGCCGGGACGGGCTATCCACAGCTCGTTCCTCGATAGGGTGAAAGAGGGGCTTAAACGCCCCAAGAACTGTCCGTTCGACTGCATCAAGACCTGCGACGTGACGCACAGTCCCTACTGCATCATGCTGGCGCTCTACAACGCATTCAAAGGCAAGCTGCAGAACGGCTACGCCTTCTGCGGCGCCAACGCATGGCGCGCCGAGAAGATTCAGTCGGTGCGCGACCTGATGGCCGCGCTCAGAGACGAGTACGATAACTTTTCGCTGAAGGAAAAACTCTTCGGCGCAAGATAA
- a CDS encoding outer membrane beta-barrel protein, whose translation MKKLLFPVLALMLCIPPLSAQNKGDKYVGGIIGITTTSISIDGSSASQTTFGFAPEFGYFASDRLRVGGSIGYQLISSDGETTHGLTAGPSLAYYVRLCDRFYYTPQLAVGFAFASTDGTSGYGFDAGLSLGAFEIRPSAHIGLSVSLLTLGYSYLSYSGTGVNGVSFQLGISPTVGFKYYF comes from the coding sequence ATGAAAAAACTTCTCTTTCCGGTTCTGGCCCTTATGCTGTGCATTCCGCCCCTCTCCGCCCAAAACAAGGGAGACAAATATGTCGGCGGAATAATCGGCATAACGACGACGTCGATCAGCATCGACGGCTCCTCCGCATCGCAGACGACATTCGGATTTGCACCCGAATTCGGTTATTTCGCATCCGACCGACTGCGCGTCGGCGGCTCGATCGGCTACCAACTGATTTCATCCGACGGCGAAACGACGCACGGGCTGACGGCAGGTCCCAGTCTCGCCTATTACGTCAGACTGTGCGACCGCTTCTACTACACGCCGCAGCTGGCCGTGGGATTCGCGTTCGCATCGACGGACGGGACCAGCGGATACGGCTTCGATGCAGGATTGTCGCTCGGAGCGTTCGAAATCAGGCCGTCGGCCCATATCGGACTCTCAGTCAGCCTTCTGACGTTGGGCTACAGCTACCTGTCATATTCGGGAACAGGTGTGAACGGGGTCTCTTTCCAGCTCGGAATCAGCCCGACGGTCGGTTTCAAATATTATTTTTAG